The following DNA comes from Bdellovibrio svalbardensis.
CACAGTTTTTACTTCAAGCTTTGGTACTTCCTCAGTTGGGAAGTACATCAAAGCCTCAACATAGGGATTGAAGAAAGCATCGAAGGCACCCATGTAGTATTTAGGGAAAGCCAGGCGGCGATAGTAGTCGCGAGGGTCACCTTGGACAGATTGGCTGGATTCATCGAAATAAGTGGCCTCTACGGATTTAATACGACCGGCAGCTCCGAAAAGGTCTGCTGTATTTGTGATCGTTGACCAAGACAAGTCCGTCATAGAAGGGAACGGGGCGACGTGGGCGCCAGCACTGGTGAACTCTTTAAAGAGGCCTTGTCGTTGCGCTTGTTGGAAGGCGAAGTAACTGAAACCATCCACGGCCAATACAATTGTTTGCACTTGCTGTGCAGGGGCTGCAGCTTGGGCATTCTTCCAAGGAAGATTGAAAGCCTTTGCAGGTTGAACGGCTCCTAGAGTCAGGGAGCTTGCGATCATACCGGCAGCTAGCAAACGACTGTAATTAAATGAACGTTTCATGTAAACCTCCACGAGATTTAAAACTTGTCTCAACCTGAATAGAGGCAAGGGGGATGCCAAAGGGACTTGCGCCAATTGTTTTATAAAAGAGATGACGGAGGTGGATGGCATGGCAATTGTTTCACTTCGAGATGAGTGACGTTTATTAGGCGTGGCTGTCTAGATTTTCGCGGCCCTTGCCATTCCTGGGGCCGTGTTATATTTTGAGCCATACATGGAGTTCATATGACAATTGCGATCAAACTAGGGATGACAGTGGCGGCTATTGGATTATGGCTAGTAACGCAAAGACTTCTAGGGCAGCGTCAGATGACTTTCAAAGATCGCATCGGAGATCTGGTTCATGTGTTCACGGAAAAGTGGAGCTTGTATCTAAATCAGTCTCCACGAGTGGCTGATGCTTTGTTGATTTCAAGTTCTTTGGTTATTGATGCTGTTGGTATCTTTTTGATCGTGCAGACGTTGCTAGGAACAAGTGTCAGACCGTTATTAGCCCTTTTGGTGTTGTTCACACTTCGACAAATCAATCAGGCTATTACGGTGTTGCCGACGCCGGAGGGGATGATTTGGAGAAATCCAGGAGTGCCTTCTTTGTTTGTGACCTATGGCGTTTCCAATGATTTGTTTTTCTCTGG
Coding sequences within:
- a CDS encoding phosphatase PAP2-related protein; the encoded protein is MTIAIKLGMTVAAIGLWLVTQRLLGQRQMTFKDRIGDLVHVFTEKWSLYLNQSPRVADALLISSSLVIDAVGIFLIVQTLLGTSVRPLLALLVLFTLRQINQAITVLPTPEGMIWRNPGVPSLFVTYGVSNDLFFSGHTALAVLGALEIAQLGGGLFLALAIAVVIFEVATVILLRAHWTMDVFAGAISALWVHDIVSRFAPTVDAWIATI